A stretch of Heptranchias perlo isolate sHepPer1 chromosome 1, sHepPer1.hap1, whole genome shotgun sequence DNA encodes these proteins:
- the LOC137341889 gene encoding interleukin-8-like has protein sequence MSRAATVTILILFLCAITTQGIPIPGTQGRCLCTQNSSNFINPRLIRSLKYIPKGSHCETPEIIVTKRNGNKLCVSPDAEWVKIIIKAKKGARRHN, from the exons ATGAGCAGAGCAGCTACTGTGACGATTCTCATCCTGTTTCTGTGTGCCATTACTACACAGG GTATTCCAATTCCAGGCACTCAAGGTCGTTGCCTGTGCACTCAGAACAGCTCCAATTTTATCAATCCACGGCTCATCCGGAGTTTGAAATATATTCCCAAAGGATCCCACTGTGAGACACCAGAGATAAT TGTTACCAAAAGAAATGGGAATAAATTATGTGTGAGTCCTGATGCCGAGTGGGTGAAGATTATCATTAAAGCCAAGAAAG gTGCCAGACGACACAACTGA